The genomic region AACTTAATCTTTTATAGCTTAAACAATTCTCGAAATGAATTAATGAGAATTTACTTGTCACTAATTATTAATATTATATAATATATGAGTTCTAATGAAGTTAAAATTAAAAGGTATGGAAAGTACAGTTGCTATCAAGAGGCTATCATCAAATAGGTTCATAGAAGAGATATTTCAAGATCAATTTGATAATCAAGATAATAACTTTTGTGAAGATTCTTTTGCTAACAAAATCAAAGAAGGAGATGTGGTAGAAGGTATAATCACAAGAAGAAATTCTAATGATATTGTGGTTGATGTTGGTTTAAAGTCAGACGGAAGAATTCTGATTAAGGAGCTCAGTTGTAATGATGATATCACTGTTGGCTCGAAAATTAGAGTTTATGTTGAAAGAATTGAAGATTACCATGGTAATGTTGTTCTTAGTCGTGAGAAAGCAATCAGAGACGAAAAATGGAATAAATTGGAAGAAAGCGCAGTTACAAAAGATGAAGTAACAGGAATCATTAAACGCTCAATTAAATGCGGTTTTATTGTTGATCTTGGTGATGGAATAAGTGCGTTTTTACCGCTGAGTCATGTGGATTTGAAGCAAATAAAAGATGCTAATCACCTTATTGAAACTGAACAAAAATTCATCGTGCTTAAAATGGATAAGAAGCAGGGGAATATTGTAGTATCAAGAAAGCTGGTATTAGAGAAATTGCATGCTGGTGAAAAAATTAAGTTTTTAGAATCTTTAAATGAAGGTGATGTAGTAGAAGGCAAAATAAAAAGCATCACTCACTACGGTGCATTTGTTGGCATTCATGAATCAGATACAGTGGGAGTTATAGATGGGCTGCTACATATTACAGATATCTCTTGGAGTAATGTAAGTCATCCATCTGCAATTTTTTCTTATGGTCAGCATATAAAAACTAAAATTATAAAAATAGATAGAGAAAATGGAAAAATCTCCCTGGGTGTAAAACAATTAGGAGACAATCCTTGGCAAGATCTAGAGTCAAAATGTCCAATTAACAGCGTACACAAAGGATGTGTAACGGGTATAAAAGATTGTGGATTCATTGTTGAGATTAAAC from Wolbachia endosymbiont (group B) of Parapoynx stratiotata harbors:
- a CDS encoding 30S ribosomal protein S1; the protein is MKLKLKGMESTVAIKRLSSNRFIEEIFQDQFDNQDNNFCEDSFANKIKEGDVVEGIITRRNSNDIVVDVGLKSDGRILIKELSCNDDITVGSKIRVYVERIEDYHGNVVLSREKAIRDEKWNKLEESAVTKDEVTGIIKRSIKCGFIVDLGDGISAFLPLSHVDLKQIKDANHLIETEQKFIVLKMDKKQGNIVVSRKLVLEKLHAGEKIKFLESLNEGDVVEGKIKSITHYGAFVGIHESDTVGVIDGLLHITDISWSNVSHPSAIFSYGQHIKTKIIKIDRENGKISLGVKQLGDNPWQDLESKCPINSVHKGCVTGIKDCGFIVEIKPGIAGLVHSSEITWNKSNLPISSFVTIGQEVDVKILGIDIIKNKMSLSTKRCVENPWQVFIDKYPLGSIVSGKVKSNNGSQISVTFDNSEISEDVEGTIYMQNLSWSKNNSDEIKKYNVGDEIEAKVIRANVDRTRIYLGVKQIEYDPLEELIEKVKVGDKIQVTVSKREENGLIVEVENNVTLLVDQEHLPENKKFSISEKIQVEVVGVEKYNIILSAK